One genomic window of Elaeis guineensis isolate ETL-2024a chromosome 2, EG11, whole genome shotgun sequence includes the following:
- the LOC105044920 gene encoding uncharacterized protein isoform X2, with amino-acid sequence MCTTPIQVTSSQLIANEIFPPFIVKALLYPGAIVNGLLTNMTFPSWDNVLHMYNLTEAKNASAIVDLQRLEVLAGSYFSVAGAFVGLINPGRMTLFGTLLVVWGLVKEGILGKPVNTDPTKAVYVYPTIVVALICAFSSIRYNVKKSVRSGQAAPVAKPLKSSAKSKLK; translated from the exons ATGTGTACAACACCAATACAAGTGACATCTTCACAATTAATTGCAAATGAAATATTTCCTCCATTTATTGTGAAGGCTCTCCTCTACCCTGGAGCTATAGTGAATGGTCTCCTCACAAACATGACGTTCCCAAGCTGGGACAATGTGCTTCACATGTACAACCTGACAGAGGCTAAAAATGCCTCAGCAATAGTTGATCTTCAGCGTCTAGAG GTTCTTGCTGGAAGCTACTTCTCTGTTGCAGGTGCCTTCGTAGGTCTCATAAATCCCGGGAGAATGACCCTGTTTGGGACTCTTTTAGTCGTCTGGGGCCTTGTAAAAGAAGGGATTCTTGGAAAACCCGTGAACACTGATCCAACAAAAGCTGTTTATGTCTACCCAACAATTGTTGTTGCGCTAATATGTGCCTTTTCATCAATAAGGTACAATGTGAAGAAGTCAGTCAGAAGTGGTCAGGCTGCCCCTGTTGCAAAGCCACTGAAGAGCTCGGCCAAGTCAAAACTGAAATAG
- the LOC105044857 gene encoding uncharacterized protein has translation MSSHPPSSFRTRVVDGVMGRSRRSRPKAWPPSTSILCPKQPSPSVLLQSDGGDELSDFRNSMPARGSGSESPVLALPNTVGVIGGASAVSTIGFLEKLVAWSSRDGGAALPFIVCSDPVLNRELSSRKRNPTSRNTDSRIDHASIVENLRCKRIFLESSGARCMVMPCHISHSWHDEISQGCSVPFLHVGECVAKELKAANLKPVEAGSNLRIGVLATDAILPARFYSEKLQNQGFEVLLPDKATMEHAVIPAVEAFNRKDVEGARNLLRIALQVLLVRAVNTIILASDDMRGLLPRDDPLLKKCIDPMDALARATIQWADSKANNEQ, from the exons ATGTCCTCCCATCCACCATCAAGTTTCCGGACTCGTGTCGTGGATGGAGTGATGGGGCGCAGCAGGAGGAGCCGCCCCAAAGCTTGGCCGCCTTCCACCTCTATTCTTTGTCCCAAACAACCATCACCATCAGTTCTGCTGCAGAGTGATGGGGGTGATGAGCTCTCTGATTTTAGGAATTCCATGCCGGCTCGAGGAAGTGGGTCCGAGAGTCCGGTGCTCGCCCTTCCCAACACGGTGGGTGTCATAGGAGGCGCATCGGCTGTTTCCACCATCGGTTTCTTAGAGAAGCTTGTGGCGTGGAGTTCGCGAGATGGAGGGGCGGCTCTCCCTTTCATCGTCTGCAGCGACCCGGTGCTGAACAGAGAGCTGTCTTCCCGTAAGAGGAACCCCACTTCAAGAAACACCGACTCGCGAATCGATCATGCTTCCATCGTGGAGAATCTACGGTGCAAGAGGATCTTTTTGGAGAGCTCTGGAGCTCGTTGCATGGTTATGCCATGTCATATCTCGCACTCCTGGCATGATGAAATTTCCCAGGGCTGTTCGGTACCCTTTCTTCATGTCGGTGAATGTGTTGCCAAGGAACTCAAGGCAGCCAACCTGAAGCCCGTGGAAGCTGGAAGCAACTTGCGTATAGGAGTTCTTGCCACGGATGCCATACTGCCTGCTAGATTTTATTCAGAGAAACTCCAAAACCAG GGATTTGAAGTTCTATTACCAGATAAGGCAACCATGGAGCATGCTGTTATTCCTGCCGTGGAGGCATTTAACAGGAAGGATGTGGAAGGCGCAAGAAATCTACTGAGGATAGCGCTCCAAGTTCTTCTGGTGCGGGCTGTAAACACCATTATACTTGCCTCTGATGACATGCGAGGACTCTTGCCTCGGGACGACCCACTCCTGAAGAAATGCATAGATCCTATGGATGCTTTGGCTAGAGCCACAATACAGTGGGCTGATTCCAAGGCAAACAATGAACAATAG
- the LOC105044920 gene encoding uncharacterized protein isoform X1, with product MGWTSSRVSYIASRVYFVLIIFQIPLFRVPCRSGMCTTPIQVTSSQLIANEIFPPFIVKALLYPGAIVNGLLTNMTFPSWDNVLHMYNLTEAKNASAIVDLQRLEVLAGSYFSVAGAFVGLINPGRMTLFGTLLVVWGLVKEGILGKPVNTDPTKAVYVYPTIVVALICAFSSIRYNVKKSVRSGQAAPVAKPLKSSAKSKLK from the exons ATGGGGTGGACGAGCAGCCGGGTCTCCTACATCGCCTCTCGCGTATATTTCGTCCTCATCATCTTCCAAATCCCTCTGTTCAG GGTCCCATGCAGATCAGGGATGTGTACAACACCAATACAAGTGACATCTTCACAATTAATTGCAAATGAAATATTTCCTCCATTTATTGTGAAGGCTCTCCTCTACCCTGGAGCTATAGTGAATGGTCTCCTCACAAACATGACGTTCCCAAGCTGGGACAATGTGCTTCACATGTACAACCTGACAGAGGCTAAAAATGCCTCAGCAATAGTTGATCTTCAGCGTCTAGAG GTTCTTGCTGGAAGCTACTTCTCTGTTGCAGGTGCCTTCGTAGGTCTCATAAATCCCGGGAGAATGACCCTGTTTGGGACTCTTTTAGTCGTCTGGGGCCTTGTAAAAGAAGGGATTCTTGGAAAACCCGTGAACACTGATCCAACAAAAGCTGTTTATGTCTACCCAACAATTGTTGTTGCGCTAATATGTGCCTTTTCATCAATAAGGTACAATGTGAAGAAGTCAGTCAGAAGTGGTCAGGCTGCCCCTGTTGCAAAGCCACTGAAGAGCTCGGCCAAGTCAAAACTGAAATAG